In a single window of the Nodularia spumigena CCY9414 genome:
- a CDS encoding PIN domain-containing protein has translation MTSINLSVITIEEIYYGLTAKPNSRIQNWFEIFLTTHCKIFPITSEIAKSAGELRGILKTQGKPRSQADILIAATAKIHSMTLVIRNIKDFEGCGISTLNPFI, from the coding sequence GTGACATCTATTAATTTAAGTGTTATTACAATTGAGGAAATTTATTATGGTTTAACAGCAAAGCCTAATTCTAGAATCCAGAATTGGTTTGAAATCTTTCTAACAACGCACTGTAAAATTTTCCCTATTACTTCAGAAATTGCCAAGTCTGCGGGTGAATTGAGAGGTATTTTGAAGACTCAAGGTAAACCGCGATCGCAAGCTGATATACTTATTGCCGCAACAGCTAAAATACATTCCATGACTCTTGTTATTAGAAATATTAAGGATTTTGAGGGTTGTGGTATATCTACACTGAATCCATTTATTTGA
- a CDS encoding peroxiredoxin — protein MAVIEKVPNVVFKTRVRDESIGGPNPFRWEDRTTQDVFAGKRIVVFSLPGAFTPTCSTSHLPRYEELYDQFKALGVDDVVCVSVNDAFVMFQWGKQQGATNVKLLPDGNGEFTRKMGMLVDKSNLGFGLRSWRYSMVVNDGKIEKIFIEAGYEDNCPTDPFEVSDADTMLNYLKQA, from the coding sequence ATGGCTGTTATCGAAAAAGTTCCCAACGTTGTATTCAAAACCCGTGTGCGCGACGAGTCCATTGGTGGTCCTAACCCCTTCCGTTGGGAAGACCGCACCACACAAGATGTTTTCGCTGGTAAGCGTATAGTAGTATTTTCACTACCAGGAGCTTTTACCCCCACTTGTTCTACCTCCCACCTTCCCCGCTACGAAGAACTCTACGACCAATTCAAAGCCTTGGGAGTTGATGATGTAGTTTGTGTATCTGTAAATGATGCCTTTGTGATGTTCCAATGGGGCAAGCAACAAGGCGCTACAAATGTTAAGCTGCTCCCTGATGGTAATGGTGAATTTACCCGCAAGATGGGGATGTTAGTTGATAAATCTAACCTGGGCTTTGGTCTGCGCTCTTGGCGTTACTCAATGGTCGTGAATGACGGCAAAATTGAAAAGATTTTCATTGAAGCTGGTTATGAAGATAACTGTCCTACCGATCCATTTGAAGTTTCGGATGCAGACACCATGCTAAATTACCTAAAACAAGCTTAA
- a CDS encoding tellurite resistance TerB C-terminal domain-containing protein codes for MQSAMISNRYILGIVAFSVSFGISLVPNWDLNQALITGVITILATYAAALFTDKRRSKYEMLILTSHRKRIKEMEGLKLRIVKEINQIEEHRKLLYAESQKLEKQILDCRNQRDSLHRDLGIFAGQKKQLETESINLTAEIATLEQNQAELHHAFSQLTTEKRRLELNCNTSRAEIMQLQNKIGELQQEKQELESNVSLLGRLKPQLESKMYELRIETQELEAETNQQKEFLVSTKTERENLAENLNYLENKITEKHSELQQIEAQVSLLQSERDLLQSQVWELLQQTETLNPEASPVNLNQDANDVFPFAELIDSLDSIDKYEILPEEWNNFLGVLPNAEIHVLKAIVEQDNPQVIIKQIAEANITMPNLLIDSINEHANDTIGELIIETNLENPQVYPEHIVNVRKMLACDIY; via the coding sequence ATGCAATCAGCAATGATCAGCAATCGATATATACTAGGCATAGTTGCCTTTAGTGTGAGTTTTGGCATTAGTCTCGTCCCCAACTGGGATTTGAATCAAGCCTTGATTACAGGTGTAATTACTATCCTTGCTACCTATGCAGCAGCGTTATTTACAGATAAGCGCCGCAGCAAATATGAAATGCTGATTTTAACTTCCCACCGCAAGCGCATTAAAGAAATGGAGGGACTTAAACTGCGGATAGTCAAAGAAATTAACCAAATAGAAGAGCATCGTAAATTATTATATGCAGAGTCCCAAAAACTAGAAAAACAAATATTAGATTGTCGTAATCAAAGAGATAGTTTACATCGAGATTTAGGAATATTTGCGGGACAAAAAAAGCAGTTAGAAACCGAAAGCATTAACCTAACTGCTGAAATAGCAACTCTCGAACAAAATCAAGCAGAACTGCATCATGCTTTTTCGCAACTCACAACAGAAAAACGTCGCCTGGAGTTGAACTGTAATACATCTCGTGCTGAAATTATGCAGTTGCAAAATAAAATTGGCGAACTCCAGCAAGAAAAACAAGAACTTGAGAGTAACGTCAGTCTGCTAGGTAGACTCAAACCCCAACTAGAGTCAAAAATGTATGAACTGCGAATTGAAACCCAAGAACTAGAAGCCGAGACTAACCAGCAAAAAGAATTTTTAGTATCTACAAAAACTGAAAGGGAAAATTTAGCCGAAAATCTCAATTACCTAGAAAATAAAATCACAGAAAAGCATTCAGAATTACAGCAAATAGAAGCACAAGTTTCCTTATTGCAATCAGAACGAGACTTGTTACAAAGCCAAGTTTGGGAATTACTCCAACAAACAGAAACATTAAATCCAGAAGCATCACCGGTAAATTTAAATCAAGATGCAAATGATGTATTTCCCTTTGCTGAATTAATTGATTCCTTAGATTCAATAGATAAATATGAAATTTTACCTGAAGAATGGAATAACTTTTTAGGAGTCCTCCCAAATGCGGAAATTCATGTGTTAAAAGCCATAGTAGAACAAGATAATCCCCAGGTAATCATTAAACAAATTGCCGAAGCCAATATTACCATGCCCAATCTATTAATTGATTCTATCAATGAACACGCCAATGATACTATTGGAGAATTAATCATTGAAACTAATTTGGAAAATCCTCAAGTGTATCCAGAGCATATAGTCAACGTGAGGAAAATGCTGGCTTGTGACATCTATTAA
- a CDS encoding TMEM14 family protein, translating to MVYCQPTLAAKSKSTEVLTMNLSIIAALAYGILAVIGGIIGYIQANSQVSLFSGMISGLLLILAAYLQIQGLAWASILAVLVTLILVIFFALRLAKTRKFMPAGLMVILGMLALTLMVNQLVIGR from the coding sequence ATGGTATATTGTCAGCCGACTTTGGCAGCAAAATCCAAATCTACAGAGGTTTTAACCATGAATTTAAGTATAATTGCTGCACTTGCCTATGGCATTTTAGCGGTGATTGGTGGCATCATCGGCTACATTCAGGCTAATAGTCAAGTTTCGCTTTTCAGTGGTATGATTAGTGGTTTATTACTAATTTTGGCTGCTTATTTGCAAATCCAAGGTCTAGCCTGGGCTTCGATTTTAGCAGTTTTAGTTACCTTAATTTTGGTAATTTTCTTTGCATTGAGATTAGCTAAAACACGCAAGTTTATGCCTGCGGGATTGATGGTGATTTTGGGTATGTTGGCATTGACGTTAATGGTGAATCAATTGGTTATCGGTAGGTAA
- the gor gene encoding glutathione-disulfide reductase, with amino-acid sequence MSYDFDLFVIGAGSGGIATARRAAEYGAKVGVAEFDRLGGTCVNRGCVPKKLMVYASHFPELLADSQGYGWSAVKSSLDWEKMITAVNNEVTRLNGIYKGMLDKSKVEILEGYGTFIDAHTVKVGDRQVTADKILIAVGGYPVKPNIPGIEYAITSDDIFHLKEQPQRLVILGGGYIGSEFACILNGLGSDVTQIIRNDKILRGFDEDLQTEIQQAMGNHGIKILNNSEITGIEKTDSGLKVTVRNNDDAEETVIVDAVSLAATGRKPNTQKLGLENTKVQLDKNGAVIVDKYSQTSEENIYALGDCTDNINLTPVAINEGRALADTVFGNKSRTMSYENIPTAIFTTPEAATVGMTEAEARAEYGDAVKVYRSRFRPMYYTLAGKDEKTMMKLVVDQNTDKVVGAHMVGTSAAEIIQGVAIAVKMGATKANFDATVGIHPSSAEEFVTMR; translated from the coding sequence ATGAGTTACGATTTCGACTTATTTGTAATTGGTGCAGGATCTGGTGGTATTGCAACCGCTAGAAGGGCTGCGGAATATGGAGCTAAAGTAGGGGTGGCTGAGTTTGACAGACTAGGCGGAACCTGCGTAAATCGTGGCTGTGTCCCTAAAAAGTTAATGGTTTATGCTTCCCATTTTCCTGAGTTGTTGGCAGATTCCCAAGGATATGGCTGGAGTGCAGTCAAGAGTAGTCTAGATTGGGAAAAAATGATTACGGCGGTCAATAATGAAGTGACTCGCCTGAATGGCATTTATAAAGGGATGCTGGATAAATCCAAGGTTGAAATCTTGGAGGGATATGGTACATTTATTGATGCTCATACGGTTAAAGTAGGCGATCGCCAAGTCACCGCAGACAAGATTTTAATAGCTGTGGGTGGGTATCCCGTGAAGCCAAATATTCCCGGAATTGAATATGCGATTACCTCCGATGATATCTTCCACCTCAAAGAACAGCCCCAGCGCCTCGTAATTTTGGGGGGAGGTTATATTGGTTCAGAATTTGCCTGTATCCTGAATGGACTAGGAAGCGATGTCACCCAGATAATCCGCAATGACAAAATTTTGCGTGGTTTCGATGAAGACTTGCAAACTGAAATTCAGCAAGCAATGGGTAATCACGGCATCAAAATTCTCAATAATAGCGAAATAACTGGTATAGAGAAGACTGACTCAGGACTAAAGGTGACTGTTCGCAACAATGATGATGCTGAGGAGACAGTAATTGTTGATGCTGTTAGTTTAGCAGCTACAGGGCGCAAACCCAATACACAAAAATTGGGCTTGGAAAATACTAAAGTTCAGCTTGATAAGAATGGCGCAGTTATAGTTGATAAATACAGTCAAACCAGTGAAGAAAATATCTATGCACTGGGAGATTGTACAGATAATATTAATTTAACTCCGGTGGCGATTAATGAAGGTAGAGCCTTGGCTGATACTGTATTTGGTAACAAGTCTCGCACCATGAGTTACGAAAATATACCGACAGCTATCTTTACGACACCAGAAGCTGCAACTGTTGGTATGACTGAAGCAGAAGCCAGAGCCGAATATGGTGATGCGGTGAAAGTTTATCGCAGTCGTTTTCGACCGATGTATTATACCTTAGCTGGTAAAGATGAAAAAACCATGATGAAATTAGTGGTTGATCAAAATACCGATAAGGTAGTGGGGGCGCACATGGTAGGAACCAGCGCTGCTGAGATTATACAAGGAGTGGCGATCGCAGTTAAAATGGGTGCTACTAAAGCTAACTTTGATGCCACAGTAGGAATCCATCCTAGTTCTGCCGAAGAGTTTGTCACTATGCGATAA
- a CDS encoding Fur family transcriptional regulator — MQQEAHTIIQTLKSKGLRVTPQRFAVYANLLSRSDHPTVETILADLNKDFPVSSQATIYSSLQALREVGLVQEVLLEEGVCRYDANVEPHHHFCCRRCGAIEDIAWETFQCIDMKSLRPGMRGESYEVTVRGWCDSCP, encoded by the coding sequence ATGCAGCAAGAGGCACACACAATTATTCAAACCTTAAAATCTAAGGGTTTGAGGGTGACTCCTCAGAGGTTCGCAGTTTATGCAAATTTGTTATCTCGGTCAGATCACCCCACAGTTGAAACCATCCTGGCGGATCTCAATAAGGATTTTCCAGTGTCGTCTCAGGCGACTATTTACAGTTCTCTACAAGCTCTCAGAGAAGTGGGACTTGTCCAGGAGGTTTTACTGGAAGAGGGGGTTTGTCGCTATGATGCCAATGTGGAACCTCATCACCATTTTTGTTGTCGCCGATGTGGTGCAATTGAAGATATTGCGTGGGAAACTTTCCAGTGTATAGATATGAAAAGTCTACGCCCTGGTATGCGTGGTGAAAGTTATGAAGTGACTGTTCGGGGTTGGTGCGATAGTTGTCCGTGA
- a CDS encoding T3SS effector HopA1 family protein, whose product MLDYSMNPLLTSLLDIASNIEIKPNFCIYHPNYQPFALPAKVADRFKQNPAALQHKYLNLLLRNFLYGIYYNGSLQSTLAVNIETAHCLRYQTLEANSILDVDWEFYEQLQTSNHGKGYFDPSWQVLSLEPDGSMAVTKGGLTVYIEPDCHFKPSKKSAKVGESVAIWMPKNRVQKGCYLAVSNVGQEKQGNPDVDLGIGRIYFNFTSSGAIACMDGLTQRLNTANIPFTFQVLHNPAAYGRYDSGILYFERQDYPAIRKVLQVVYTEYQSHFQPEIPLFTKFLAPGLSLAEEPTQKFAAQESFGMNRCQIVANALLEAWEKGKNAMEERMRVIDQHFSQHLIDLQRPYLNPSSEDIYQPLK is encoded by the coding sequence ATGCTAGATTATTCTATGAATCCATTGCTAACTTCTCTACTTGATATTGCTAGTAATATCGAGATTAAGCCCAATTTCTGTATTTACCATCCCAATTATCAACCGTTTGCTTTACCAGCGAAAGTCGCAGATAGATTTAAACAAAATCCGGCGGCTTTACAGCATAAATATCTGAATCTATTACTGCGAAATTTTCTGTACGGTATCTATTACAATGGTTCTCTACAAAGTACTTTAGCAGTTAATATCGAAACGGCTCATTGCTTACGATACCAAACTTTAGAAGCTAATTCGATTTTGGATGTTGATTGGGAATTTTACGAACAACTACAAACTAGCAATCACGGTAAAGGTTATTTTGACCCCAGTTGGCAGGTTTTGAGTCTGGAACCGGATGGTAGTATGGCTGTAACTAAAGGCGGTTTGACAGTATATATTGAGCCAGACTGTCATTTTAAACCGAGTAAAAAATCTGCTAAAGTGGGGGAATCAGTGGCGATTTGGATGCCTAAAAATCGAGTTCAAAAGGGCTGTTATTTAGCAGTTAGCAATGTTGGACAGGAAAAACAAGGTAATCCAGATGTGGATTTGGGTATAGGCAGAATCTATTTTAATTTTACCTCATCTGGTGCGATCGCCTGCATGGATGGACTGACGCAGCGACTCAACACCGCTAATATTCCTTTCACCTTTCAGGTTCTCCATAATCCGGCTGCATACGGACGCTATGATTCAGGTATACTTTATTTTGAACGCCAGGATTATCCCGCAATTCGCAAAGTTCTTCAGGTTGTTTATACAGAATATCAATCTCATTTTCAGCCGGAAATACCTTTGTTTACCAAATTTTTAGCCCCAGGATTGAGTTTAGCTGAAGAACCCACCCAAAAATTTGCCGCACAGGAAAGTTTTGGGATGAACCGTTGTCAAATTGTCGCTAATGCTTTGTTGGAAGCTTGGGAAAAGGGTAAAAATGCAATGGAGGAACGCATGAGGGTGATTGATCAACATTTTTCCCAACATTTGATTGATTTACAGCGTCCTTATCTCAACCCTAGTTCTGAGGATATATACCAACCTTTGAAGTAA
- a CDS encoding ATP-binding protein: MDNPGMPKVTSSSYSHSHVQFLQCQAASLLLYQSVMSSEVGIAFLDLLQAIRYTDADARSCLKAYGSYFYALTTRYQNWEDYIITQILTSDNPFSRLAQQQDFEDLPRALVAAVEHDLQVLQNLYECSSASLSEWVQTVAHLPISPIVWYREQNVSIETKLIVFLQKLDNWADAVQELAAYYRQFGTGLFAEYHALRWQESKFVGIKHPDPIQLNTLVGYESQQATLIKNTEFLLSGEVALHILLYGSRGSGKSSLVKALLNEYGQNNLRLLEVAKSDLHDLPKIVEQLRGVPQKFIIFVDDLSFEEDDDAFKALKVVLEGNLTARPQNVVVYATSNRRHLIREYFADRPTPKDNNEIHAWDTMQEKLSFSDRFGLTLTFEPADQKTYVKIVQHLAAQAKINITPEDLEYQALQWATRHNGRSGRTARQFIDFIKADLALSQPNLVQPDINKTNI, from the coding sequence ATGGATAATCCAGGAATGCCAAAAGTAACTAGTTCATCCTATAGCCATAGCCACGTTCAATTCCTCCAATGTCAAGCAGCATCACTTTTACTCTACCAATCTGTGATGTCAAGCGAAGTGGGGATCGCATTCCTTGACCTGTTGCAAGCTATACGCTACACTGATGCCGATGCACGGAGTTGTCTGAAAGCCTATGGCAGTTATTTTTATGCCTTAACTACTAGATATCAAAATTGGGAGGACTACATCATTACTCAAATTCTCACCTCTGATAATCCTTTTAGTAGGCTGGCTCAACAGCAAGATTTTGAAGATTTACCCCGTGCTTTAGTAGCCGCAGTTGAGCATGATTTACAGGTGTTGCAGAATCTTTATGAATGTAGCAGCGCTTCTTTGAGCGAGTGGGTACAAACTGTAGCTCATTTGCCAATTTCACCTATTGTTTGGTACAGAGAACAAAATGTCAGCATAGAGACAAAATTAATCGTGTTCCTACAAAAGTTAGATAATTGGGCTGATGCTGTACAAGAATTAGCAGCTTATTATCGCCAGTTCGGTACAGGCTTATTTGCAGAATATCATGCTTTGCGCTGGCAAGAAAGTAAATTTGTTGGCATTAAGCATCCTGATCCCATTCAGCTGAATACTCTCGTGGGTTACGAGTCTCAACAAGCAACTTTAATTAAAAATACAGAATTTTTATTATCAGGAGAGGTAGCGCTGCACATACTACTTTACGGTAGTCGGGGTTCGGGAAAATCTTCTTTGGTAAAAGCTTTGTTAAATGAATATGGACAGAACAATCTCCGCTTGCTGGAAGTCGCCAAATCTGATTTACATGATTTACCAAAAATTGTCGAACAGTTGCGGGGAGTACCACAAAAATTTATTATCTTTGTTGATGACCTTTCCTTTGAAGAAGATGATGATGCTTTTAAAGCACTTAAGGTAGTTTTAGAAGGAAATTTAACCGCACGTCCCCAAAATGTTGTTGTTTATGCTACTTCTAATCGCCGTCATTTAATTCGTGAGTATTTTGCAGATCGACCAACGCCTAAAGATAACAATGAAATCCATGCTTGGGATACAATGCAGGAAAAGCTATCATTTAGCGATCGCTTTGGTCTTACTCTCACCTTTGAACCAGCCGATCAGAAAACTTATGTAAAAATTGTCCAACATCTAGCAGCCCAAGCCAAAATTAATATTACCCCAGAAGATTTAGAATATCAAGCATTACAATGGGCAACGCGCCACAATGGTCGTTCTGGACGCACAGCCCGGCAGTTTATTGATTTTATCAAAGCAGATTTAGCATTATCTCAACCCAACCTAGTACAGCCAGATATCAATAAAACAAACATTTAA
- a CDS encoding aminoglycoside phosphotransferase family protein, with translation MLLSMSSQNVIQYLQEAGLCCSEDGASNKYELLNSSQHNLNLLVTLAGNQKLLVKQKRHIEEHDGTPHEFFNEWLFHQLLQQFPVLGNTSAMALPAAGIAPLILHFDESNSLIVRNYFSEYSELGGFYRQNDIFPPEIATAIGTTLAELHRATFEQREYRNFMATAPEGQFRYSFYNPAQGVDSISPEIFGTVPTEALKFYRLYQGYESLESAIADLAYEWQPCCLTHNDLNLNNILIHSRWDQLDNCLIKLIDWEACGWGDPAFDLGTLIASYLGIWLSSLVVDPTIKLEESLHLAMTPLEVLQPSLLALIRAYLNAFPMILDYRSDFIVRIIQFTGLALINQIQETIKVRKYFGNHDICMLQIAKNLLTIPEQSVLSIFGVSEDKIVNPLANIHKFPQPKKEQQLVPLYYEKTRLRGC, from the coding sequence ATGTTATTATCAATGTCTTCTCAAAATGTTATCCAGTATCTGCAAGAAGCAGGTCTATGTTGCTCAGAAGATGGAGCATCAAACAAATATGAGTTGCTGAACAGTAGCCAGCATAATTTAAATTTACTTGTGACTTTAGCAGGTAATCAAAAACTGCTGGTTAAACAAAAACGTCATATTGAAGAACATGATGGAACTCCCCATGAGTTTTTTAATGAGTGGTTGTTTCATCAATTGCTGCAACAGTTTCCGGTTTTAGGAAATACTTCGGCGATGGCTTTGCCCGCCGCAGGCATCGCACCATTAATACTACATTTTGACGAGTCAAATTCGCTCATTGTTCGTAATTATTTCAGTGAATATTCCGAACTAGGTGGATTTTATCGCCAAAATGATATTTTTCCGCCAGAAATTGCTACGGCCATTGGTACGACATTAGCAGAACTACATCGTGCTACCTTTGAACAGCGAGAATATCGTAACTTTATGGCGACTGCGCCTGAAGGACAGTTTCGCTATAGCTTTTACAATCCGGCGCAAGGGGTAGATTCAATTAGCCCAGAAATATTTGGTACAGTTCCCACTGAGGCGTTAAAATTTTACCGTCTCTATCAAGGTTATGAGAGTTTAGAATCAGCGATCGCAGATTTGGCTTATGAATGGCAACCTTGCTGCTTAACTCACAACGACTTGAACTTAAATAATATCTTAATTCATTCTCGTTGGGATCAGCTAGACAATTGCCTAATTAAATTGATTGATTGGGAAGCTTGTGGTTGGGGAGATCCAGCTTTTGATTTGGGTACTCTCATCGCCAGCTATTTAGGAATTTGGCTTTCCAGTTTAGTGGTAGATCCTACCATTAAATTAGAAGAATCGCTACATTTAGCCATGACACCTTTAGAGGTGCTGCAACCTTCATTACTGGCATTAATTCGGGCTTATCTGAATGCTTTCCCCATGATTTTGGACTACCGGAGTGATTTTATTGTCCGAATCATCCAGTTTACAGGACTGGCGCTAATTAATCAAATTCAAGAAACCATTAAGGTTCGTAAATACTTTGGCAATCATGACATTTGTATGCTTCAGATTGCGAAAAATCTCCTCACCATCCCCGAACAATCTGTATTGAGTATTTTCGGGGTTTCTGAGGATAAAATTGTCAACCCTTTGGCAAACATTCATAAATTCCCCCAACCTAAAAAAGAGCAGCAATTGGTTCCTCTTTATTACGAAAAGACTCGCCTGCGGGGTTGTTAA
- a CDS encoding toxin-antitoxin system HicB family antitoxin — MATLTIRFPDDKHNRLKELAQVKGISINKLIEELSTIALAEFDANTRFKAMAAMGNSEEGLRILDKLDALL; from the coding sequence ATGGCAACTTTAACTATTCGTTTCCCAGACGACAAGCACAACAGATTAAAAGAACTTGCTCAAGTCAAAGGTATCAGTATCAATAAGTTGATTGAAGAACTTTCTACTATCGCTCTAGCCGAATTTGATGCTAATACAAGATTTAAAGCAATGGCCGCAATGGGTAACTCAGAAGAAGGCTTAAGAATACTAGATAAACTTGACGCTCTACTATAG
- a CDS encoding acyl-CoA thioesterase → MSFTYNRTIHLQDTDAAGVVYFANVLSICHEAYEASLEASNIHLKAFFTHPPVAFPVVHANVDFFRPMFCGDKLEVNLFPHKLGVNKFEVTYEIMVENVLVSKAVTRHVCIDAVSRSKQDLSAEMIQWLETNRLRAAYAPRALDAEGAERRKSREIL, encoded by the coding sequence ATGTCTTTTACTTATAACCGGACTATTCACCTTCAAGATACAGATGCTGCTGGAGTAGTTTATTTTGCTAATGTTTTGTCTATTTGTCATGAAGCTTATGAAGCATCTCTAGAAGCATCTAATATCCATCTCAAAGCGTTTTTTACTCATCCACCTGTGGCTTTTCCTGTTGTTCACGCTAATGTGGATTTTTTTCGCCCGATGTTCTGCGGGGATAAGTTGGAAGTGAATTTATTTCCTCACAAGTTAGGTGTGAATAAGTTTGAAGTTACTTATGAAATAATGGTTGAAAATGTGCTAGTTTCTAAGGCTGTTACTAGACACGTTTGTATTGATGCGGTTAGTAGAAGTAAGCAGGATTTATCGGCTGAGATGATTCAGTGGTTAGAAACGAACCGCCTTCGCGCAGCGTATGCCCCCAGGGCTTTAGACGCAGAGGGCGCGGAGAGAAGAAAATCAAGAGAGATTTTGTAA